Proteins encoded by one window of Rubrobacter indicoceani:
- a CDS encoding helix-turn-helix transcriptional regulator, producing MGKRSQTAAARQLSLVAYLLSSGGRERDEREIRENLPFYREVYESSLGANKGSSTVAADALRKQLSRDVEALSNVGVPVSVEGRNEGRSYSLTSRGFSPVEVELNAQERAVLIGALRSLRRDFPYLGPLKLAIANMIGAASEEAGSPEEAAAFAAVATRDDERVSSRLAVLERAISRRRRVKFDYYAINSGETGERELEPYALSLLDGVWYVTGWDTNRRDVRQFRLSRVQGRVVFATKGDSSDFTTPENFERRLVGPRAPWQLGEPDKTAHIRVSEEAFGAQRRRYGFAVSLAGRGDDGGRIVLTRYSGERQLAGWVLSLGEEARALSPESLVSRVEEGLQKIVGDHAGGAS from the coding sequence TTGGGGAAGCGGAGTCAGACGGCTGCGGCGAGGCAGTTATCCCTTGTCGCGTATCTTCTTTCAAGCGGGGGCCGGGAGCGGGACGAACGGGAGATCCGGGAAAACCTGCCGTTCTACAGGGAGGTCTATGAATCTTCGCTGGGGGCGAACAAAGGCAGTTCGACCGTCGCCGCCGACGCGCTCAGAAAGCAGCTTTCACGGGATGTCGAAGCGCTCTCCAACGTCGGCGTCCCGGTCTCCGTCGAGGGGCGAAACGAAGGGCGGAGCTACAGCCTGACCTCCAGGGGGTTCTCCCCGGTCGAGGTGGAACTGAACGCTCAGGAGCGGGCGGTCCTGATCGGGGCGCTCCGGTCTCTCAGGCGGGATTTTCCGTATCTCGGGCCGCTCAAGCTCGCCATTGCGAACATGATCGGGGCCGCCTCCGAGGAGGCCGGATCGCCCGAAGAGGCCGCCGCGTTCGCCGCCGTGGCGACCCGCGACGACGAGCGCGTGTCGTCTCGCCTGGCGGTTCTGGAGCGGGCCATCTCGCGCAGGCGGCGCGTGAAGTTCGACTACTACGCCATCAACTCCGGTGAGACGGGAGAGCGCGAACTGGAACCGTACGCGCTCTCCCTGCTCGACGGTGTCTGGTACGTAACCGGGTGGGACACGAACCGCCGGGACGTCCGCCAGTTCCGGCTCTCGCGGGTGCAGGGCCGCGTTGTTTTCGCCACGAAAGGCGACTCCAGCGACTTCACCACGCCGGAGAACTTCGAGCGGCGGCTTGTCGGTCCCCGCGCCCCCTGGCAGCTCGGAGAGCCGGATAAAACGGCGCACATCCGGGTCTCCGAAGAAGCATTCGGCGCGCAGCGCAGAAGGTACGGGTTCGCCGTCTCGCTCGCCGGGCGGGGGGACGACGGGGGCCGGATCGTCCTCACCCGGTACTCCGGCGAGAGGCAGCTTGCCGGCTGGGTGCTCTCGCTCGGGGAGGAGGCGCGGGCGTTATCGCCGGAGAGCCTTGTAAGCCGGGTCGAAGAAGGGCTGCAGAAGATAGTCGGGGATCACGCTGGGGGTGCGTCGTGA